One Thermoanaerobaculum aquaticum genomic region harbors:
- a CDS encoding M35 family metallo-endopeptidase, giving the protein MMRKLFLVCLLTLGLAGLAMALPPSDEGGPARLSASVSVDHYQFGLDEPLAVQWSLTNDSDKPLYVLRWHTPLAGIEANIFAVSRNGQPVMYTGRLIKRPEPGPEDFIKLEPGETISTTVDISAAYDMTVRGEYTVRYRAERLLVKESPEGPEVQALSSQAEEARLYVEGREEGERKLELDLSAMYVGGFTNCTNSQQSTLSSALNYAVTMATNGYNYLLTYGRTSTRYRWWFDYRTDPSTTYFNTVKSHFAAIKDALANKPVTFDCSCTQNYYAYVYPSQPYKIYLCNAFWSAPMTGRDSKAGTLVHEISHFYVVASTDDWAYGATAAHNLAVKKPSKAIDNADNHEYFAEDSY; this is encoded by the coding sequence ATGATGCGCAAGCTTTTCCTCGTTTGCCTGTTAACCCTCGGCTTGGCAGGGCTCGCCATGGCCTTGCCCCCCAGCGACGAGGGTGGACCGGCGCGGCTTTCCGCCAGCGTTTCGGTGGATCACTATCAGTTTGGGTTGGATGAGCCGCTGGCCGTGCAGTGGAGCCTCACCAACGATAGCGACAAGCCGCTTTACGTGCTCCGCTGGCACACGCCGCTCGCCGGCATTGAAGCCAACATATTTGCGGTGAGCCGCAACGGCCAGCCGGTCATGTACACCGGCAGGCTCATCAAGCGCCCGGAGCCGGGGCCCGAGGACTTTATCAAGCTGGAGCCGGGGGAAACCATCAGCACCACGGTGGACATTTCCGCGGCTTACGACATGACGGTGCGCGGGGAGTACACGGTGCGCTACCGGGCCGAGCGGCTTTTGGTGAAGGAAAGCCCGGAAGGTCCAGAAGTTCAAGCTCTCAGCAGCCAAGCTGAGGAAGCGCGCCTTTACGTGGAAGGCCGGGAGGAGGGCGAGCGGAAGCTGGAGCTGGACCTTTCCGCCATGTACGTGGGCGGCTTTACCAACTGCACCAACTCCCAGCAGAGCACGCTTTCCAGCGCGTTGAACTACGCGGTAACCATGGCCACCAACGGCTACAACTACCTGTTGACCTACGGCAGGACCTCGACCCGCTACAGGTGGTGGTTTGACTACCGCACCGATCCCTCCACCACCTACTTCAACACCGTGAAATCCCACTTTGCGGCCATCAAAGATGCCTTGGCCAACAAGCCGGTTACCTTCGACTGCTCCTGCACCCAAAACTACTACGCCTACGTCTACCCCAGCCAGCCTTACAAGATTTACCTCTGCAACGCCTTCTGGTCGGCGCCCATGACCGGCCGCGACTCCAAAGCCGGTACGCTGGTCCATGAAATCAGCCACTTCTACGTGGTGGCCTCCACCGATGACTGGGCCTACGGCGCCACCGCGGCCCACAATTTGGCCGTGAAAAAACCCAGCAAGGCCATTGACAACGCCGACAACCACGAGTACTTCGCTGAAGACTCCTACTGA
- a CDS encoding nitrous oxide-stimulated promoter family protein, which yields MGDWGRRRRREEKTLQAMVQIYCRAHHGGPQLCGECRELLSYAHLRLDRCPFGDDKPTCVKCPIHCYKPEPRERVREVMRFAGPRMLWRHPVLALLHLWDERFRSSPKGPRRAKPELQSPVGVAQAPDSQ from the coding sequence ATGGGAGACTGGGGGCGACGCCGCCGACGGGAAGAAAAAACCTTGCAGGCCATGGTGCAGATTTACTGCCGGGCCCACCACGGGGGGCCGCAGCTCTGTGGGGAATGCCGGGAGCTCCTGAGCTATGCCCACCTCAGGCTGGACCGCTGTCCCTTCGGTGACGACAAGCCCACCTGCGTGAAGTGTCCGATTCACTGCTACAAGCCGGAGCCGCGGGAGCGGGTGCGGGAGGTGATGCGCTTTGCCGGTCCCCGCATGCTCTGGCGCCACCCCGTTCTCGCGCTCCTGCACCTTTGGGATGAGCGCTTCCGCAGCTCCCCCAAGGGCCCCCGGCGGGCCAAACCGGAGCTGCAATCCCCCGTGGGCGTTGCGCAAGCGCCAGACTCGCAATGA
- a CDS encoding PHP-associated domain-containing protein, producing MTWKKMDMHVHSCFSVEPVPRVSKVNFRPKETPEEIYQRAKAAGMDFVTITDHDTIDGCLDFLSRHPEAKDFVVGEEVSTQLPVSKLTVHINVYGHNEAQHRELQKRREDAFAVAAYCREQGLFFAWNHPFYRENLSTIEAQEFLALVEQVDVLETRNGGRMQALNVLAEELAVRFGKGMQGGSDTHTGQVGTVYTAVPCEDISGFFAGILRGQSRIVGHHSTPRTFLVHNFLVGRRHVIDQHLRQASSRMERLRLKALGALAWALSPWIVRRHFSGQREMVRLAVSRLPELARFRSLLTEAA from the coding sequence ATGACCTGGAAGAAGATGGACATGCACGTGCACTCGTGTTTTTCGGTAGAGCCGGTGCCGAGGGTGAGCAAGGTGAACTTTCGGCCCAAGGAAACGCCGGAAGAAATCTACCAGCGGGCCAAGGCGGCAGGGATGGACTTCGTCACCATCACCGACCACGACACCATTGACGGGTGCCTGGATTTCTTAAGTCGCCATCCGGAGGCCAAGGACTTTGTGGTAGGCGAGGAGGTATCCACGCAGCTGCCGGTGAGCAAGCTCACGGTGCATATCAACGTTTACGGTCACAACGAAGCCCAGCACCGGGAGCTGCAAAAGCGCCGCGAGGACGCCTTTGCGGTAGCGGCGTACTGTCGCGAGCAGGGGCTTTTCTTTGCCTGGAACCACCCCTTTTACCGGGAAAACCTCTCCACCATTGAAGCCCAGGAGTTTCTGGCGTTGGTGGAGCAGGTGGACGTGCTGGAAACCCGCAACGGCGGCCGCATGCAGGCCCTCAACGTGCTGGCGGAGGAACTGGCAGTGCGCTTTGGCAAGGGGATGCAGGGGGGCAGCGACACCCACACCGGGCAGGTGGGTACGGTGTACACCGCCGTGCCGTGCGAGGACATCTCGGGGTTTTTTGCTGGCATCCTCCGGGGGCAAAGCCGGATCGTTGGCCACCACTCCACCCCCCGCACCTTCCTGGTGCACAACTTCCTGGTGGGGCGCCGCCACGTGATTGACCAGCATTTGCGGCAAGCTTCCTCGAGGATGGAGCGGCTTCGCCTCAAGGCCCTGGGAGCCCTGGCCTGGGCCCTTTCGCCGTGGATCGTGCGCCGGCACTTTTCCGGCCAAAGGGAAATGGTGCGGCTGGCGGTGAGCCGCTTGCCTGAGCTTGCCCGCTTTCGCTCGCTTCTCACCGAGGCCGCCTAA